The Caldicellulosiruptor changbaiensis genome has a segment encoding these proteins:
- the secD gene encoding protein translocase subunit SecD, with the protein MQNKSLAQFLIGCLVIAFAFYIVFFGLNIGTASIPSVKDVIRYGLDLKGGVYIVYEAAKKNPTKREMESAVQLIRTRLDMRNFYDATATLQGSKRIRVEIPGVKDPDEAIQYIGRTALIEFKGPSGDLIVSGRNVVDAYAQQTTSGYVVALKFDKEGAKKFAEATRKYLRQNIGIYLDGKLISNPVVRAEIDNGEAVIEGMKDLEEAKTLAQQIKAGALPFALNVIESRAIGPSLGNEALRTTLKAGIIGLLLVFLFMIIFYRLPGFIADIALVAYVVILVAIVGYAKITLTLPGIAGIILSAGMAVDANILIFARMKEELRAGKTLKAAMDAGFRRALNAVIDSNITTIIAGLVLLFLGTGPIKGFAWTLTIGIVVSFFTAITVTRFLLVSIINTGFFKDIRWYGGKKTREVRA; encoded by the coding sequence ATGCAAAATAAAAGTTTAGCACAGTTTTTGATAGGATGTTTAGTTATAGCTTTTGCATTTTACATAGTCTTTTTTGGACTCAATATTGGCACGGCAAGCATACCATCAGTGAAAGATGTCATAAGATATGGGCTTGATTTGAAAGGCGGCGTGTACATTGTATATGAAGCTGCGAAGAAAAACCCAACAAAAAGAGAGATGGAATCAGCTGTCCAACTTATCAGAACAAGACTTGATATGAGAAACTTTTATGATGCAACTGCAACATTACAGGGTTCAAAGAGGATTAGAGTTGAAATTCCAGGTGTAAAAGACCCCGATGAGGCTATTCAGTATATTGGAAGAACAGCCTTAATTGAGTTTAAAGGCCCATCAGGAGATTTGATAGTATCAGGAAGAAATGTAGTTGATGCGTATGCACAGCAGACAACATCTGGATATGTTGTTGCACTAAAATTTGACAAAGAAGGTGCAAAGAAGTTTGCAGAAGCTACAAGAAAGTATTTAAGACAAAATATTGGAATTTATCTTGATGGAAAGCTCATTTCAAACCCTGTTGTACGAGCTGAAATTGACAACGGCGAAGCTGTGATTGAAGGTATGAAAGACTTGGAAGAGGCAAAAACACTTGCACAGCAAATTAAAGCAGGTGCACTGCCATTTGCTTTAAATGTTATAGAAAGCAGGGCGATAGGACCATCTTTGGGTAATGAAGCATTGAGGACAACATTAAAAGCAGGTATTATAGGACTTCTTTTGGTATTCTTATTTATGATAATCTTTTACAGGCTGCCAGGGTTTATTGCAGATATTGCATTAGTTGCATATGTTGTTATACTTGTTGCAATAGTAGGGTATGCAAAAATAACACTTACCCTCCCTGGTATTGCGGGTATAATTCTTTCTGCCGGCATGGCAGTGGATGCTAACATCTTGATATTTGCAAGAATGAAGGAAGAGCTCCGAGCTGGAAAAACACTAAAAGCTGCAATGGATGCGGGGTTTAGACGTGCACTTAATGCTGTCATAGACTCAAATATAACAACAATCATAGCAGGACTTGTGCTTTTATTCCTTGGTACAGGTCCAATCAAGGGTTTTGCCTGGACACTTACAATAGGTATTGTTGTTTCATTCTTTACTGCAATTACTGTCACAAGGTTCTTGCTTGTATCTATCATAAACACAGGGTTTTTCAAGGATATAAGATGGTATGGCGGTAAGAAAACCAGGGAGGTGCGCGCGTAA
- the secF gene encoding protein translocase subunit SecF — protein MTNIDFMGKRKYFYVLSILVMVIGLISYIIQGFNYDIDFTGGTVLEINLHKVPSAAEITDLEKLTKQITGTQTPIVRKIEDGKKIMINAHEVHGKKRTELSKETRDKLFNAIAKKYNLKKEDLISYQNVGAVVSSELKSQAVWAVIIASILMLIYIAIRFEFKFGTTAVIALLHDLLIMLTVYTLFKIPLNSTFIAAMLTVLGYSINDTIVVFDRIRENRRIQGKMDLKDLVNLSMNQTIGRSLSTAATVIIVLFVLYLMGVQSIKEFALPLLIGITSGTYSSIFIATALWFDWERSTRKKLQTKPKRA, from the coding sequence ATGACAAATATTGATTTTATGGGCAAGAGAAAGTATTTCTATGTTCTGTCAATCTTGGTTATGGTAATAGGCCTTATTTCATATATAATTCAAGGGTTCAACTATGACATAGATTTTACAGGTGGTACTGTGCTTGAGATTAACCTTCACAAAGTTCCAAGTGCTGCTGAGATTACTGATTTAGAGAAGCTGACAAAACAGATTACAGGAACGCAGACACCTATTGTCAGAAAGATTGAAGATGGAAAAAAGATTATGATAAATGCACATGAGGTACATGGTAAAAAAAGAACAGAACTTTCAAAGGAGACACGCGACAAGCTTTTCAATGCCATCGCAAAAAAGTATAATCTTAAAAAGGAAGACTTAATTTCATACCAAAATGTTGGAGCTGTGGTATCATCTGAGCTAAAATCTCAAGCTGTTTGGGCTGTTATAATAGCATCAATCCTGATGTTAATCTATATTGCGATAAGGTTTGAATTTAAATTTGGCACAACTGCAGTTATAGCACTTTTGCATGACCTTTTGATAATGCTAACTGTCTACACATTGTTTAAAATACCTCTAAACTCTACATTCATTGCAGCAATGCTAACTGTCCTTGGTTATTCAATAAACGATACCATTGTTGTATTTGACAGGATAAGAGAAAATAGAAGAATCCAAGGAAAAATGGATTTAAAAGACCTTGTAAATCTGAGCATGAATCAGACAATAGGAAGGTCACTTTCAACTGCTGCAACTGTTATAATTGTATTGTTTGTGCTGTACCTGATGGGTGTTCAGTCTATAAAAGAGTTTGCATTGCCCCTTTTAATAGGTATTACATCTGGTACTTATTCATCGATATTTATAGCAACTGCGCTTTGGTTCGACTGGGAAAGGAGTACAAGAAAGAAACTTCAGACAAAACCAAAGAGAGCTTAA
- a CDS encoding ribonuclease J, with translation MRKRTEHRIRIIPLGGLNEIGKNMTVVEVDDEIVVIDCGLAFPEDEMLGIDLVIPDVSYLVKNKEKVRALILTHGHEDHIGAIPYVLRDLNIPIYGTKLTLGLVEIKLLEFGIDLNSVKLFTVKAGDVISFNNMRVEFIRTTHSIADSVAIAIHTPLGSIVHTGDFKVDFTPIEGEPIDLIRFAELGKQGVLALLCDSTNAERPGFTLSEKTVGATFDRIFSQAQGRVIVATFSSHIHRVQQVINSAEKQGRKICVLGRSMVNVVNKALELGYLKMPDGMLVDVDELENYPPNKIVLITTGSQGEPMSALSRMASAEHKKVGIIPGDVVIISAAPIPGNEKFVNRVINDLFKQGAQVIYEDIDDIHVSGHACQEEIKLIHNLTRPKYSVPVHGEFKHLIHHAKLAMELGEKNVFVLENGKVLEITKDSAKVVGMVQAGNVLVDGLGVGDVGNVVLRDRRHLAQDGLFIVVLTIDSSTRDVIAGPEIISRGFIYIKESEPLIEEAKKVIKDVLYFCRKNDITEPNAIKVILKDNLKNFLFERTRRNPMIIPIITEV, from the coding sequence ATGAGAAAAAGAACAGAGCATAGAATCAGAATTATTCCACTTGGAGGCTTGAACGAGATTGGCAAGAACATGACAGTGGTTGAGGTAGACGATGAGATTGTTGTAATTGACTGTGGGCTTGCGTTTCCAGAAGATGAAATGCTTGGCATTGACCTCGTTATACCTGATGTGTCGTATTTAGTGAAAAATAAGGAAAAGGTAAGAGCACTGATACTGACACACGGACACGAAGACCACATAGGAGCAATTCCATATGTTTTAAGAGATTTGAACATTCCTATTTATGGAACAAAGCTTACCCTTGGTCTTGTTGAGATAAAGCTATTAGAGTTTGGTATAGACCTAAACTCTGTCAAGCTCTTTACTGTCAAAGCTGGTGATGTGATTAGTTTTAACAATATGCGAGTGGAGTTTATCCGAACAACACACTCCATTGCAGACTCTGTTGCAATTGCTATTCACACACCGCTCGGTAGCATCGTCCACACAGGCGATTTTAAAGTGGACTTTACACCAATTGAGGGTGAGCCAATAGACTTGATTAGGTTTGCAGAGCTGGGTAAGCAAGGTGTTTTAGCACTTTTGTGCGATTCAACAAATGCTGAACGCCCTGGTTTTACTCTTTCTGAAAAGACTGTTGGCGCTACCTTTGATAGGATATTTTCTCAAGCTCAAGGAAGAGTCATAGTTGCAACATTTTCATCACATATTCACAGAGTCCAGCAAGTGATAAACTCTGCTGAGAAACAAGGTAGAAAGATTTGTGTCTTGGGGAGAAGTATGGTAAATGTTGTTAATAAGGCGCTTGAGCTTGGATATTTGAAGATGCCTGATGGGATGCTGGTTGATGTTGATGAGCTTGAAAACTATCCGCCTAATAAGATAGTGCTTATTACAACAGGTAGCCAAGGCGAGCCAATGTCGGCTCTTTCGCGTATGGCTTCTGCTGAACATAAAAAGGTTGGTATAATTCCAGGGGATGTTGTGATAATCTCAGCTGCGCCAATTCCTGGTAATGAGAAGTTTGTCAACAGGGTAATAAACGATCTTTTCAAACAGGGTGCACAGGTGATTTATGAAGACATCGATGATATTCACGTGTCGGGTCATGCATGCCAGGAAGAGATAAAGCTTATACACAATTTAACACGGCCAAAATATAGTGTGCCTGTGCATGGGGAGTTCAAGCACTTAATCCACCATGCTAAACTTGCAATGGAACTTGGAGAAAAAAATGTTTTTGTTTTAGAAAATGGTAAGGTACTTGAGATAACAAAAGATTCTGCAAAGGTTGTTGGTATGGTCCAGGCAGGAAATGTGCTTGTTGACGGGCTTGGTGTTGGTGATGTTGGGAATGTGGTGTTGCGTGACAGGCGTCATCTTGCTCAAGATGGACTTTTCATTGTGGTTCTCACAATTGATTCATCAACAAGAGATGTAATTGCTGGGCCAGAGATAATCTCAAGGGGGTTTATCTATATAAAAGAGTCTGAGCCACTAATTGAAGAGGCAAAAAAGGTGATAAAGGATGTTTTGTATTTCTGTAGAAAAAATGATATCACAGAGCCAAATGCTATAAAGGTTATATTAAAAGATAATCTAAAGAATTTCTTGTTTGAAAGGACACGCAGAAATCCCATGATAATTCCTATAATAACTGAAGTTTAA
- a CDS encoding YlmC/YmxH family sporulation protein: MFKSSDLREKDVINISDGKKLGKVCDLEVDVKTGKVDAIVVPAPFSVGSIFSKEKDYVIPWDRIKKIGEDVILVEI, translated from the coding sequence ATGTTTAAGTCGTCTGATCTGAGAGAAAAAGATGTGATAAATATATCAGACGGTAAAAAGCTTGGAAAGGTTTGTGATTTAGAGGTGGATGTTAAAACAGGCAAAGTTGATGCTATTGTTGTCCCTGCGCCTTTTTCTGTAGGAAGTATCTTTTCAAAGGAAAAAGACTATGTAATTCCATGGGATAGGATAAAAAAGATTGGTGAAGATGTGATTCTGGTTGAGATATAG
- the kdpA gene encoding potassium-transporting ATPase subunit KdpA produces the protein MFDLLQVLIYVVVLIVLAVPVGRYIAKVFSREKTFFDPLFTPIEKVFYKIARINPNKEMTWKEYAFSLTIFNVCGIVLLYILQRLQGILPLNPQHLKAVRPDLAFNTAISFVTNTNWQSYIGEKQLSYFTQMVGLTVQNFLSAGTGMAVALALVRGFIRRETQYVGNFWVDLIRTVLWVLLPLSFVLAIVLASQGVIQNFSPYLRITTLEGKTQILPMGPVASQEAIKLLGTNGGGFFGANSAHPFENPSPITNFIEMLAIQIIPAAMPIAFGRFVKDKKEGIVLLSVMLGLFILNTSIIYLSEYYGNPIISQLGISKPTAMEGKEVRFGIGGSALFTSVTTAVASGAVNNMHDSLTPLAGMIALLQMMLGEVIFGGIGVGLCGMLIFAIFTVFIIGLMIGRTPEYLGKKIEAKEIKMATLAVIIPSIAILLGSALSVSIKEGLTSISNPGPHGLTEILYAFSSASGNNGSAFAGLKANTVYYNILLGIAMLIGRFGTIIPSLAIAGSLASKKKIPVSAGTFQSATPIFGVLLGLVILIVGGLTFFPALALGPVLEHLLMLLHKLS, from the coding sequence TTGTTTGATCTTTTACAAGTGCTAATTTATGTTGTAGTATTAATTGTTTTAGCCGTTCCAGTAGGACGTTATATTGCAAAGGTCTTTAGCAGAGAAAAAACTTTTTTTGATCCTCTTTTCACTCCGATAGAAAAGGTTTTTTACAAAATTGCACGGATTAATCCTAACAAAGAAATGACATGGAAAGAATATGCTTTTTCTTTAACTATTTTCAATGTTTGCGGGATAGTACTTTTATATATTTTACAAAGACTTCAAGGGATATTACCTCTTAACCCTCAGCATTTAAAAGCTGTTCGCCCAGATTTGGCATTTAATACGGCTATTAGTTTTGTCACTAATACGAACTGGCAAAGCTATATAGGTGAAAAACAACTTAGTTACTTTACTCAAATGGTAGGCTTAACTGTACAAAATTTTCTTTCAGCAGGAACCGGAATGGCAGTTGCTTTGGCTTTAGTTCGTGGATTTATTAGGAGAGAGACACAGTATGTAGGTAATTTTTGGGTTGACCTAATCCGAACAGTTTTATGGGTGCTTTTACCTTTATCTTTTGTATTGGCAATTGTATTAGCCTCACAGGGAGTTATCCAGAATTTTTCACCATATTTAAGGATAACTACATTAGAAGGAAAAACTCAAATATTGCCTATGGGCCCAGTTGCCTCGCAAGAAGCTATTAAGCTGCTTGGTACAAATGGTGGAGGATTTTTTGGGGCAAATTCAGCTCATCCTTTTGAGAATCCTTCTCCAATTACGAACTTTATAGAAATGTTGGCTATCCAAATTATACCTGCGGCAATGCCTATAGCTTTTGGCAGATTTGTAAAGGACAAAAAAGAAGGTATTGTATTATTAAGTGTAATGCTTGGTTTGTTTATTTTAAATACAAGTATTATCTATTTAAGCGAATATTACGGAAACCCAATAATCTCCCAGTTGGGAATTTCAAAACCCACTGCAATGGAAGGGAAAGAAGTGCGATTTGGCATTGGTGGCTCAGCTTTATTTACGTCTGTTACAACAGCTGTAGCGTCTGGTGCTGTCAATAATATGCATGACAGTTTAACTCCCTTAGCAGGTATGATTGCTCTGCTACAGATGATGCTCGGAGAAGTTATTTTTGGGGGAATAGGTGTAGGACTGTGCGGTATGCTTATATTTGCTATCTTTACAGTTTTTATAATTGGTTTAATGATAGGGCGCACACCTGAATATTTGGGAAAAAAGATAGAGGCTAAAGAGATAAAAATGGCTACATTGGCAGTCATTATTCCATCAATAGCTATTTTGCTTGGAAGTGCTTTGTCAGTTAGTATAAAAGAAGGTCTAACTTCTATATCAAACCCAGGCCCACATGGGTTGACAGAGATTTTATATGCTTTTTCGTCAGCAAGTGGAAATAATGGAAGTGCATTTGCAGGTTTGAAGGCTAATACAGTTTATTATAATATCCTGCTTGGCATTGCAATGCTAATTGGACGGTTTGGAACTATTATTCCTTCGCTTGCTATAGCTGGAAGTTTGGCAAGCAAGAAAAAAATACCTGTTTCAGCAGGGACATTTCAAAGCGCTACACCCATATTTGGGGTTTTATTAGGTTTGGTTATTCTTATTGTAGGAGGATTAACCTTTTTTCCGGCTTTAGCTTTAGGGCCAGTTCTTGAACATCTTTTGATGTTACTTCACAAGCTTTCATAG
- the kdpB gene encoding potassium-transporting ATPase subunit KdpB, with amino-acid sequence MSNSLKNKSDSEKLDFRRKSKFDKKLILSAVKNAFIKLNPVIQAKSPVMFIVEIGAVLTTFFTFYDFLRGKRENLFINLQIAIWLWLTVIFANFAEALAEGRGKAQAESLRKTKKEIIAKKIVNEKIEKVPASALRKGDIVLVEAGDIIPGDGEVIEGIATVDESAITGESAPVIRESGGDRSSVMSGTKVLSDWIKVKITANPGETFLDKMISLVEGAKRQKTPNEIALNIFLIALSIIFLLTTATLEAFARYSHTIVSIPVLVALLVCLIPTTIGGLLSAIGIAGMDKLLKYNILALSGRAVEAAGDVDVLLLDKTGTITLGNRMATAFIPAPGVSEEELANAAQLASLSDETPEGRSIVILAKNKFNLRERELKNLKMTFVPFSAHTRMSGVNIEDREIRKGAIDAIEDYVRKNGGVIPPEVKLTVERIAMEGGTPLIVAENAKVLGVIYLKDVVKGGIKERFAQLRKMGIKTVMITGDNPLTAAAIAAEAGVDDFVAEATPETKLKLIREYQAQGHMVAMTGDGTNDAPALAQADVGVAMNTGTQAAKEAGNMIDLDSNPTKLLEIIEIGKQLLITRGALTTFSIANDVAKYFAIIPALFAKSYPELQVLNIMKLGSPNSAILSAVIFNALIIVFLIPLALRGVSYRPQNPNQILRRNLLIYGVGGLVTPFVGIKIIDLILTAILGIK; translated from the coding sequence ATGAGTAATTCTCTTAAAAATAAAAGTGACAGTGAAAAATTGGACTTTAGAAGAAAATCTAAATTTGATAAAAAGCTGATTTTATCGGCTGTTAAAAATGCATTTATTAAGCTTAATCCCGTGATTCAGGCTAAAAGTCCAGTTATGTTTATTGTTGAAATTGGAGCTGTGCTTACCACATTTTTCACCTTTTACGATTTTTTAAGAGGTAAGAGAGAGAATTTATTTATAAATCTTCAAATAGCAATCTGGTTATGGTTAACAGTAATTTTTGCAAACTTTGCAGAAGCTTTGGCCGAGGGGCGTGGAAAAGCTCAAGCAGAAAGTTTGCGAAAAACTAAAAAAGAGATTATTGCAAAAAAAATAGTTAACGAAAAAATTGAGAAAGTACCAGCATCAGCACTTCGAAAAGGAGACATTGTTTTGGTAGAAGCAGGAGATATAATTCCCGGAGATGGGGAGGTAATAGAAGGAATTGCTACTGTTGATGAGAGTGCAATCACAGGTGAGTCTGCACCAGTGATTAGGGAGTCAGGTGGAGATAGAAGTTCGGTGATGAGTGGGACAAAGGTTCTTTCAGATTGGATTAAGGTAAAAATTACTGCAAATCCTGGTGAAACTTTCCTTGACAAAATGATTAGTTTGGTGGAGGGTGCGAAGCGACAAAAGACTCCTAATGAGATTGCATTGAATATATTTTTGATAGCCTTAAGCATAATATTTTTGCTCACTACTGCTACGTTAGAGGCTTTTGCACGGTATTCACATACCATTGTGTCTATTCCTGTTTTAGTGGCATTGTTGGTATGTCTTATACCTACTACAATCGGAGGGCTTCTGAGTGCTATAGGTATAGCAGGGATGGACAAGTTGTTGAAATACAATATTTTAGCATTATCCGGGCGAGCAGTGGAGGCAGCAGGAGATGTAGATGTGTTACTTTTAGACAAGACAGGAACTATTACCTTAGGCAATAGAATGGCCACTGCCTTTATTCCAGCGCCAGGGGTATCAGAAGAGGAACTTGCTAATGCTGCACAATTAGCCTCATTATCTGATGAAACACCTGAAGGCAGAAGTATTGTTATATTGGCTAAGAATAAGTTTAATTTGCGTGAGAGAGAATTGAAAAACCTAAAAATGACATTTGTACCTTTTTCTGCTCATACCAGAATGAGTGGTGTAAATATTGAAGATAGAGAAATAAGGAAGGGTGCGATAGATGCAATTGAAGATTATGTTCGTAAAAATGGAGGAGTTATTCCGCCAGAAGTAAAGTTGACTGTTGAAAGGATAGCGATGGAGGGCGGTACCCCTTTGATAGTAGCAGAAAATGCTAAGGTATTGGGTGTTATATATTTAAAAGATGTAGTGAAAGGTGGTATTAAAGAAAGGTTTGCTCAGCTTAGAAAAATGGGTATAAAAACAGTGATGATCACAGGAGACAATCCACTGACTGCAGCGGCAATTGCTGCTGAAGCCGGGGTAGATGATTTTGTAGCAGAAGCTACGCCCGAAACTAAACTTAAGCTTATCAGAGAATATCAAGCACAAGGACATATGGTGGCTATGACTGGGGATGGAACAAATGATGCTCCTGCTTTGGCACAAGCTGATGTGGGCGTAGCAATGAACACAGGTACACAGGCTGCAAAAGAAGCAGGCAATATGATAGATTTAGACAGTAATCCGACAAAATTGTTAGAAATTATTGAAATTGGGAAACAATTGTTGATAACGAGAGGAGCTTTAACAACTTTCAGTATTGCCAATGATGTTGCAAAATATTTTGCGATTATTCCGGCTTTGTTTGCAAAATCTTATCCGGAGTTACAAGTACTGAACATAATGAAGTTGGGTAGTCCGAATAGTGCAATACTTTCAGCAGTAATTTTTAATGCTTTAATAATTGTCTTTTTGATTCCTTTAGCTTTGAGAGGGGTAAGTTACAGACCTCAAAACCCTAACCAAATATTACGGCGCAATTTACTTATCTATGGAGTAGGTGGTTTGGTGACACCTTTTGTAGGTATCAAGATTATAGATTTAATTCTAACTGCAATACTTGGCATAAAATAA
- the kdpC gene encoding potassium-transporting ATPase subunit KdpC, whose product MLKKSLANSILVLILMTVLLGFIYPLIVTGVAKLLFPSQASGSLIYKGGKVVGSKLIGQQFDSLRYFHARPSMAGLGYDATLSGGSNLGPTNKKLIELIKRRAQQFRLENQLSANQYIPADIVTASASGLDPDITPEAALLQVHRIAQVRGISEVTLRKLVEEHIKEREFGFLGTRRVNVLELNLALDNLQSGKGE is encoded by the coding sequence GTGCTAAAAAAAAGTCTGGCAAATTCTATTTTAGTGCTAATATTAATGACAGTGTTATTAGGTTTTATTTATCCGTTAATTGTTACAGGTGTAGCAAAGTTACTTTTTCCTTCTCAAGCGTCAGGTTCTTTAATTTACAAAGGAGGAAAAGTAGTAGGTTCAAAACTTATAGGTCAACAGTTTGATAGTTTACGGTATTTTCATGCAAGACCCTCCATGGCAGGGTTGGGATATGACGCGACCTTGTCAGGCGGGTCTAATTTAGGTCCTACTAATAAAAAACTTATTGAACTTATTAAAAGAAGAGCTCAACAGTTTAGATTGGAAAATCAACTATCTGCTAATCAGTATATCCCTGCAGATATTGTTACTGCTTCAGCAAGTGGGTTAGACCCAGATATTACACCTGAGGCAGCCTTATTGCAAGTTCATAGAATAGCTCAGGTGCGAGGGATTTCTGAAGTGACATTACGAAAATTAGTAGAGGAACATATTAAAGAAAGAGAGTTTGGTTTTCTTGGTACTCGTAGAGTTAATGTTTTAGAACTTAACCTGGCCTTAGATAATTTGCAATCAGGGAAAGGTGAATAG